In Erigeron canadensis isolate Cc75 chromosome 1, C_canadensis_v1, whole genome shotgun sequence, a single window of DNA contains:
- the LOC122584814 gene encoding uncharacterized protein LOC122584814, with protein sequence MSSSDEDSVSYMSKYTIDAEMLNTFVNIIEDEEAEAESSRMAGRPKIPRRTITRNHVEASTRLYNHCFAPQPVYPADYFRRRFRMPKEMFLCIVNNIYNFDVVQPLPPHFAFFHNAPTDAVGRPTLNIFQKCTSAIRQLVYGSTADQLDEYLEMGAQTSADSLNAFCKRVVQLYHAEFLRKPTQEDVNHVTAKHEAVHVFLGMLGSVDCMHWAWRNCPTAWQGQYTRGDKGHPTIMLEALLQDRALAVNFTVNGQQFTKGYYLADGIYPEWATLVKSFKCPMDPKTSKFKRFQESARKNVERAFGVLQGRWRILQQGARPLSINKIKRIMYSCVLLHNMVVKYNGRAISPLDLELILDNPPTRSWDERVDIQLRMTGELRDRATHNRLKGALVEHIWNLPENQRER encoded by the exons atgtcGAGTTCCGACGAAGATTCAGTTTCATACATGAGTAAATATACAATAGATGCCGAAATGTTGAACACTTTCGTTAATATAATCGAAGATGAAGAAGCAGAAGCAGAGAGCTCGAGAATGGCCGGCAGACCAAAAATACCGAGACGAACAATAACCAGAAACCATGTGGAAGCCTCCACACGTTTATACAATCATTGCTTTGCCCCGCAACCCGTTTATCCTGCCGATTATTTTAGAAGGCGTTTTCGAATGCCGAAAGAAATGTTTCTTTGTATAgtgaacaatatatataactttgacgTCGTACAACCATTACCGCCCCACTTTGCATTCTTCCACAACGCTCCAACCGATGCTGTGGGTCGCCCGACgttaaacatttttcaaaaatgtacttcCGCTATACGCCAACTGGTTTATGGTTCTACTGCCGACCAGTTAGATGAATACCTCGAAATGGGTGCTCAAACGTCTGCCGATTCGTTGAACGCCTTCTGCAAACGTGTTGTTCAATTATATCACGCCGAGTTTTTGAGAAAACCAACACAAGAAGATGTTAACCACGTGACCGCTAAACATGAGGCGGTACATGTTTTTCTGGGTATGCTTGGAAGCgttgattgtatgcattgggCTTGGAGAAACTGCCCAACGGCATGGCAAGGCCAATACACTCGTGGTGACAAAGGACATCCGACGATTatgcttgaagcg CTTCTCCAAGATAGAGCTCTTGCGGTAAATTTCACCGTTAATGGCCAACAGTTTACAAAGGGTTATTATCTTGCTGATGGTATTTATCCAGAATGGGCTAcacttgtcaagtctttcaaGTGTCCCATGGACCCTAAGACCTCTAAATTCAAACGCTTCCAAGAGTCTGCAAGAAAAAACGTGGAACGTGCTTTTGGGGTACTTCAAGGCCGATGGAGAATTCTTCAACAGGGTGCGCGTCCATTAagtattaacaaaattaaacgcATCATGTACTCTTGTGTGTTGTTGCACAACATGGTCGTTAAATATAACGGGCGTGCAATCAGTCCTTTGGATTTGGAGCTAATTCTCGATAACCCGCCAACGCGTTCTTGGGACGAACGTGTTGACATTCAGTTACGTATGACAGGGGAGTTACGTGATAGGGCAACACACAACCGTCTAAAAGGTGCCCTCGT